Within Gilvibacter sp. SZ-19, the genomic segment GTGGCTCGATAGCTCGGATGTGAGAATCAAGATTCCTATGCAGGGAAGTATTGATTCTATGAATGTATCTGTTGCTGCAGGGATACTCATTTTTGAAGCCAAACGCCAACGCAATTTTAAAAACTAATGACTCCGCAGCGCTTATTTCTACTCCTCATTGGATTGTTAGTGGTCAATTACCTTTTTGACCTGCTTTTAGGATATTTGAATGCCAAACGTTTTAAGAACGATCCGCCGGAAGTTTTGGCAGATCTTTACGATGCAGACGAATACCAACGGTCTCAAGCCTACAAGGCTGCAAGCTATCGTTTTGGCTTACTCAGTGGCGGTGTTTCGTTCCTCGCAACCTTAGCTTTCTTTTTGTTAGACGGATTTGCTTGGGCAGATGCCCTAGCGCGCAGCTGGAGTTCCAATGAAATAGTGGTAGCCTTAGTTTTCTTTGGTCTCATTTTGCTTGCGAGTAGTATTATCTCCTTGCCATTCTCTTATTACCGCACCTTTGTGCTGGAAGAACGCTTCGGATTCAATATGACCACCAAGAAGACCTTTGTCTTAGATAAGATAAAAGGCGCTTTGCTCGGAGGACTAGTTGGTGGAGGACTACTTACTGCACTACTGTTGATCTATAGAGAAACAGCTAGTAATTTCTGGTGGTACGCGTGGATAGTTATTACGGTATTCAGCGTGCTGATGAACTTTTTTTACACCCGACTTATCGTTCCGCTTTTTAACAAACAGTCTCCTTTAGAGGCTGGGCCACTAAAAGAGAAATTACATACCTATGCAGAAAAAGTAGGCTTTACGCTGTCTAAGATCATGGTCATAGACGGATCTAAACGCAGTACACGTGCCAATGCAT encodes:
- a CDS encoding M48 family metallopeptidase, with translation MTPQRLFLLLIGLLVVNYLFDLLLGYLNAKRFKNDPPEVLADLYDADEYQRSQAYKAASYRFGLLSGGVSFLATLAFFLLDGFAWADALARSWSSNEIVVALVFFGLILLASSIISLPFSYYRTFVLEERFGFNMTTKKTFVLDKIKGALLGGLVGGGLLTALLLIYRETASNFWWYAWIVITVFSVLMNFFYTRLIVPLFNKQSPLEAGPLKEKLHTYAEKVGFTLSKIMVIDGSKRSTRANAYFSGFGRQKQVTLYDTLLDDLSEEEVVAVLAHEIGHYKRNHIPINLFLGIVTTGLTLFVFSLLVDNPILSEALAVTEPSFHLGLIAFGILYSPLSEITGLLMNFISRRFEFQADAYAASTFKAQPLIDALKKLAKNNLSNLSPHPTYVFVHYSHPPLDQRIEALAKQGAQGA